A single Hypanus sabinus isolate sHypSab1 chromosome 24, sHypSab1.hap1, whole genome shotgun sequence DNA region contains:
- the LOC132380640 gene encoding tubulin alpha-1B chain-like, giving the protein MRECISVHIGQAGCQIGNACWELYCLEHGIQPDGQMPSDKTIGGGDDSFITFFSETGAGKHVPRAVFVDLEPTVIDEVRTGTYRQLFHPEQLITGKEDAANNYARGHCSIGKEIVDLVLDRIRKVADQCTGLQGFLIFHSFGGGTGSGFTSLLMERLSVDYGKKSKLEFSVYPAPQISTAVVEPYNSVLVTHCTLEHSDCSFMVDNEAIYDICRRNLDIERPTYTNLNRLIAQLVSSITASLRFDGALNVDLTEFQTNLVPYPRIHFPLATYAPLISAEKAYHEQLSVAEITNACFEPANQMVKCDPRQGKYMACCMLYRGDVVPKDVNAAIATIKTKRSIQFVDWCPTGFKVGINYQPPTVVPGGDLAKVQRAVCMLSNTTAISMAWSRLNLKFDKMYAKRAFVHWYVGEGLEEGEFQDAREDMASLEKDYQEVAVDSAELDNAEEEEEE; this is encoded by the exons ATG CGCGAGTGCATCTCAGTCCACATCGGCCAGGCCGGGTGCCAGATCGGTAACGCTTGCTGGGAGCTGTACTGTCTGGAACATGGCATCCAGCCGGATGGACAGATGCCGAGTGACAAGACCATCGGAGGGGGCGACGATTCCTTCATCACCTTCTTCAGCGAGACGGGGGCGGGCAAGCACGTTCCGCGGGCCGTCTTCGTCGACCTGGAGCCCACTGTGATCG atgAGGTCCGGACCGGCACCTACCGGCAGCTCTTCCACCCCGAGCAGCTCATCACGGGTAAGGAGGACGCGGCCAATAACTACGCGCGGGGCCACTGTTCCATCGGCAAGGAGATCGTGGACCTGGTCCTGGATCGCATCCGGAAGGTG GCGGACCAGTGCACGGGGCTGCAGGGGTTTCTCATCTTCCACAGTTTCGGGGGCGGCACCGGCTCGGGCTTCACCTCCCTCCTCATGGAGAGACTCTCCGTCGACTACGGAAAGAAATCCAAGCTGGAGTTTTCCGTCTACCCGGCGCCCCAGATCTCCACCGCCGTGGTCGAGCCCTACAACTCGGTGCTGGTCACCCACTGCACCCTCGAGCACTCGGACTGCTCCTTCATGGTGGACAATGAGGCCATCTACGACATCTGCCGGCGGAACCTGGACATCGAGCGCCCCACCTACACCAACCTCAACCGGCTCATCGCGCAGTTGGTGTCGTCCATCACGGCGTCGCTGCGCTTCGACGGCGCCCTCAACGTGGACCTGACCGAGTTCCAGACCAACCTGGTGCCCTACCCCCGCAtccacttcccgctggccacctACGCGCCCCTCATCTCGGCCGAGAAGGCTTACCACGAGCAGCTATCCGTGGCCGAGATCACCAACGCCTGCTTTGAGCCGGCCAACCAGATGGTGAAGTGCGACCCCCGCCAGGGCAAGTACATGGCGTGCTGCATGCTGTACCGCGGAGACGTGGTGCCCAAGGACGTGAACGCCGCCATCGCCACCATCAAGACCAAGCGCTCCATCCAGTTCGTGGACTGGTGTCCGACCGGCTTCAAG GTGGGCATCAACTACCAGCCCCCGACCGTGGTGCCCGGCGGCGACCTGGCCAAGGTGCAGCGCGCCGTCTGCATGCTGAGCAACACCACCGCCATCTCCATGGCCTGGAGCCGGCTGAACCTCAAGTTCGACAAGATGTACGCCAAGCGGGCCTTCGTCCACTGGTACGTGGGcgaggggctggaggagggggagttCCAGGACGCGCGGGAGGACATGGCCTCGCTGGAGAAGGACTACCAAGAGGTGGCGGTGGACTCCGCCGAACTTGACAATGcagaggaggaagaagaggagtaG